Sequence from the Methanobacteriaceae archaeon genome:
CTCGCACTTTAGGATGTCAGGAAATAGATTCCTATGTTATTGATTTACAACAGGAATTAAAACTGGGCATGGAAAAAACAGCCGATTTAAATGGAATATTTTCTTTTGATGATATAGAAATCATAGATGATGCTCAGCATCCCCTGATAGCCATTACTCGCAGTATGAGAGATAAAAAGAGGAAGAAAAATGGCTAATGAAGATATAATACGAGAAATATACCAGATTTTAGAAAATCGTAGAGATAATCCCATTGATTCCTACACCTCAAAAATAATGCAAGATGATAAAAAAGCTGCAGAAGATAAAATACTGGAAAAAATAGGGGAAGAAGCAACAGAAGTCATCATAGCATCTAAAAATAATGATAATTTAGTATATGAATCGGCCGATTTGATTTTTCACACATTATTATTGCTGGTTTATAAAGGAATAGAACTAGATGAACTTTTAGATGAATTTAAAAGAAGAAGGAAATAAATAATTATTTTATTTGATTATTTTCTTTATTAATTGAAATCATTTCCAGGGTTCAATATTATTAAATTCTTATTTCATAAACTTCTTTAATTAAATTTCTTTTCGATTTTCTGGTTTTCATCAGGAAAATAAGTATTAATCAGTTTTTCTACTTCATTCAACCATTTTTCTCGTTCTTGAAGTGGACTGCTGGCCATTAACCGGAACATTTTTCGATAAAAGTTTTTTATACCACAGAAATCAAAAACACAGTCCTTCCATATCCGCTCTAGTGGATCACCAAACACTTCATTTTCCCTTTCTTCAGGAGTATTAGAAGTATTAAATACCATGGCCACTTTTGCTTTTAAAAGACCATTAGGAACTCCAGAACCATCATCGTCCTCATCAAACTCATAGGCCACTCCAGAGCGAAGTACACGATCAAGCCATCCTTTTAAAATAGCAGGTGGCTGGCCCCACCAATTGGGGTGGATAATTATTATTCCGTCAGCTTCTTTAATCTCTTTTCTATGTTGAATTATCATCCAATCAGATGTTTCACCAGTAGCCATTTCAAAACCTTCTAGCAAGGGATTAAATTTTTCATAATATAAGTCATGGGCCCTTAAATCATGCC
This genomic interval carries:
- a CDS encoding NAD(P)H-dependent oxidoreductase, translating into MKISVILAHPHNKSFNYAIYETVLKTLKKNGHDLRAHDLYYEKFNPLLEGFEMATGETSDWMIIQHRKEIKEADGIIIIHPNWWGQPPAILKGWLDRVLRSGVAYEFDEDDDGSGVPNGLLKAKVAMVFNTSNTPEERENEVFGDPLERIWKDCVFDFCGIKNFYRKMFRLMASSPLQEREKWLNEVEKLINTYFPDENQKIEKKFN
- the hisE gene encoding phosphoribosyl-ATP diphosphatase, with the protein product MANEDIIREIYQILENRRDNPIDSYTSKIMQDDKKAAEDKILEKIGEEATEVIIASKNNDNLVYESADLIFHTLLLLVYKGIELDELLDEFKRRRK